From one Rhopalosiphum padi isolate XX-2018 chromosome 2, ASM2088224v1, whole genome shotgun sequence genomic stretch:
- the LOC132921451 gene encoding peptide transporter family 1-like — translation MAYPKSVWFIICTEFCERFSYYGLRTVLVLYLTSILQYDEDESTIIYHMAVFMAYFSPLFGAILSDSFLGKFKTIVYLSLIYAIGNLVITGSSLAVSLSLNNQRYLALLGLVLIAIGTGGIKPCVSSFGGDQFDLPAQEVYLQKFFSIFYFSINAGSLISTSVTPELRKDVQCFGRTSCFPLAFGVPAVLMLIAIFIFVCGKRLYKIKKPESNVIVTSFSCIYHAIKRKLAHVSSNTKKVHWLNYADDKFSEKEISDIRSALDVIYLFIPFPFFWALFDQQGSRWTLQATLMNGRIDFLNWTMKPDQMQVMNPLLVLLFIPFFETIVYPVLAKIGIKKPLQKISLGGFLAALAFVLSAVVQNKIIGGSIQIPVGEGQLRVYNGFNCNITINSTNLPVHKLSSLETLEISYTPASKEISIPIVFIADPSCSSNLLTLNLTSNVSIVEGKVTSYFLTHIKDKLELKRIGYVDDLAKPKNGNPILRILNSDDLSNKILILKEKENNNTAIEINLKSLTTNTVPIGKYKAFLDNEFLSDLNFLPASVNTLVLQRNSGHIDSNLIVLENGNFIHIAWQLPQIIVMTAAEIMFSITTLEFAFTQAPTSMKSLLAAVNLLTVAFGNLIVVIVSEVRFFENQAYEYLLFAGLMVLDMIIFILMSFTYKYKNLNEPVPITHNEQNKQN, via the exons GCATACCCAAAATCAGTGTGGTTTATCATCTGCACAGAATTTTGTGAACGATTTTCATACTATGGACTTCGAA CTGTTTTAGTATTATATCTTACGTCAATATTGCAATATGATGAAGACGAATCcactattatttatcatatggCTGTCTTTATGGCATATTTTTCACCATTATTTGGAGCAATTTTATCTGATTCTTTCTTAGGAAAATTCAA AACTATAGTATATCTTTCACTAATTTATGCTATTGGTAATTTAGTCATAACTGGGTCGTCTTTGGCAGTTTCACTTAGTTTAAATAACcaaag GTACTTAGCACTGTTGGGTTTAGTTTTAATCGCAATTGGAACAGGTGGAATAAAACCATGTGTTTCATCATTTGGTGGCGATCAATTTGATTTACCTGCACAAGAAGTTTATCTACAGAAGTTCttttccatattttatttttctatcaacGCAGGTTCACTTATATCAACATCAGTAACACCGGAGCTAAGAAAAGATGTTCAATGTTTCGGCCGAACTTCATGTTTCCCCTTAGCTTTTGGTGTACCAGCTGTGCTAATGCTTATAGCGATTT tTATTTTCGTATGTGGTAAACgattatataagataaaaaaaccAGAATCGAACGTCATTGTAACATCTTTTTCATGTATTtat catgCAATAAAAAGAAAACTAGCACATGTTTCATCAAATACCAAAAAAGTTCATTGGTTAAATTATGCAGATGACAAGTTTTCAGAAAAAGAAATTTCAGATATACGCTCTGCTTtagatgtaatatatttatttattccattCCCATTTTTTTGGGCTTTATTTGATCAACAA GGTTCTCGCTGGACATTACAAGCTACTTTGATGAATGGCAGGATTGATTTTCTCAATTGGACAATGAAGCCTGATCAAATGCAAGTGATGAATCCACTtctcgttttattatttattccattTTTCGAAACCATTGTTTATCCTGTATTAGCCAAGATcggtattaaaaaaccattacaaAAAATCTCATTAGGGGGTTTTCTCGCCGCTCTTGCTTTTGTACTATCAGCTGttgtacaaaacaaaattatt ggtGGATCGATCCAAATACCAGTTGGTGAAGGCCAATTAAGAGTTTACAATGGATTCAATTGTAACATaacaataaattcaacaaatttACCCGTCCACAAATTAAGTTCTCTTGAAACATTAGAGATAAGTTATACACCAGCTTCTAAGGAAATTTCGATTCCCATCGTTTTTATAGCTGATCCTTCATGTTCttcaaatttattaacattaaatttgacAAGCAATGTGTCTATCGTAGAAGGAAAG gtAACGTCGTATTTTTTAACTCACATAAAAGATAAACTTGAATTAAAAAGAATTGGTTATGTTGATGACTTAGCTAAACCTAAAAACGGTAATCCAATTTtaag AATTTTAAACAGCGACGATTtgtctaataaaatattgatactcAAAGAGAAAGAAAACAACAACACagcaattgaaattaatttaaaatccttAACAACAAACACAGTACCTATTGGaaa ATATAAAGCCTTTTTAGACAACGAATTTCTctcagatttaaattttttaccggCTAGTGTAAACACACTTGTATTACAACGTAATTCAGGACACATA gaTTCAAATTTGATAGTCTTAGAGAATggtaattttattcatatagcATGGCAATTACCTCAAATTATTGTAATGACCGCAGCAGAGATTATGTTCTCGATCACGACATTAGAATTTGCATTTACTCAA gcaCCTACAAGTATGAAATCCTTATTGGCAGCAGTTAATTTGTTGACGGTAGCGTTTGGAAATCTAATAGTAGTGATCGTGTCTGAAGTACGATTTTTCGAAAATCAA gCTTATGAATATTTGCTGTTTGCTGGACTAATGGTGCtcgatatgataatatttattttaatgagctttacatataaatataaaaatttgaatgaacCCGTGCCCATTACGCACAATGAGCAAAACAAGCAAAATTAA
- the LOC132919538 gene encoding peptide transporter family 1-like, with amino-acid sequence MSTILKYPKSVWYIIGNEFCERFSYYGLKAILVLFFTTIQEYDHDTSTIIFHMFLVCTYLSPLFGAIIADSYWGKYKTIFILSIVHAIGNILVAVASFIISISLNFQRLFTIIGLLLTSIGAGGIKPCVSSFGGDQFELPDQEDHLRKFFSVFYFTINAGALLSTFITPELRKSIQCFGKDSCFPLAFGIPAILMLISIVRFKKKNHSFFK; translated from the exons ATGTCAACAATATTA AAGTATCCGAAATCAGTTTGGTATATAATCGGAAATGAGTTTTGCGAAAGATTCAGTTATTATGGACTTAAAG ctatattggttttattttttacaacgaTTCAAGAATATGACCATGATACTTCTACAATTATATTCCATATGTTTTTAGTCTGTACCTACTTATCACCATTGTTTGGTGCTATCATTGCAGATTCATACTGGGGGAAATATAA aaCCATTTTTATCTTGTCTATTGTACATGCAATAGGAAATATCTTGGTGGCTGTTGCATCTTTTATCATTTCAATCAGTTTAAATTTCCAGAG ATTATTTACGATAATTGGTTTACTGTTAACATCAATTGGAGCTGGTGGTATAAAACCATGCGTCTCTTCTTTTGGCGGTGATCAATTTGAATTACCAGATCAAGAAGATCATCTGCGAAAGTTCTTTTCTGTATTTTACTTTACCATCAATGCGGGGGCCTTGTTATCAACGTTTATTACACCAGAACTACGAAAATCAATTCAGTGTTTTGGAAAAGATTCATGTTTTCCATTAGCGTTTGGGATTCCTGCTATCTTAATGTTGATCTCAATAG TAcgctttaaaaagaaaaatcacaGCTTCTTCAAATGA